The DNA segment AACCACCACATCTGAACGATCAAGAGCGGATAGCATGACCACCGGCAAATGGGGAAAACGCTTGGAAACCCGACGCAGCAATGTAACTCCGTCAATACCCGGCAGCATGATGTCAAGGAGAATCAGATCAAACTGGCCCTGCTCCAGCTTCTCCCAAGCCTGCTCGGCGTCATGGGCCATGCTGGCGCGAAAGCCGCTGCCCTCCAGTACGTTGACCAGACACGAGCAGATAATCTCCTCGTCATCGACCACCAGAACAGTATTTTTAGACTCTTTCTTCATCACCAACCATTAAGATAACTGCGGAAAAACACCCGGTTTGCGGCGGGCAGTTATTCAGCAACAAGACGCATAGGCAACATGAAAATAAACTTACTGCCCCGGGAGGTACGTTCAGCGCTAATCGTCCCACCGTGGCACTGAACAATTTTGCGGCTGATAGCCAACCCCAGTCCTGTACCTTCGCCATGGGTACTGGTGAAAAATTCATCAAAAACCACCTGGCTATTATCTGCTGGCACGCCGACACCGGTATCCTCCAGCGAAACGCTCACCCCTTTCACCGTTCTCGTGTCAGCCAGCGGCAGGACAGCTCCGGCAGCAGAAAACTGCTGCGTAAACGTGGAGCTGGCAACATCAATCACCTTCGTGCGCCAGGTAAGACTGCCGCCGGCAGGGGTAAATTTAATTGCATTATCCATCAGATTAACCAGCACCCGACCAATTTTTTCCCGATCAAACAGGAACGGCGTCATCCCCGCCTGCAGTTCGGTAATCACGGTAATCTTCTTTTTTTCCACCAGGGGCTGGAAATATTCAATCGTCCGATAAATTTCATCATTGATCAGCCAACGTTTGAGGCGGACATCCTGCTGGACGCACTTCAGTCGGCTATAGGTAAGAATATCATTGAGCAACGCCATCAGACGTTTGCTTGTCTTGTCCAGATCAACAATAATTTTCTGCCGCTTTTTTCCATAGCCGGCGGCATCGGCAGTCATAATCTGCAGGTAACTGTTGATCACCGTGATGGGATTTTTCAGTTCATGGACCAGGGAAGCGAAAAACGTGTCTTTCATCTTATCAAGGTGCAGCCTGCCGCTGATATCTCTGACGTAAAACTGCTGGGTCACCCCTTCAGCATCGGATACCCGGCAGCCGGTTACCTCTACTTTCACCGGCAGATTATGGAAATGTTTTAACTGTGTCTCAAAATGGAACTCCGGCAGGGTGCAGGCTTCCTCCTGTTCCCTCGCTTCCAGGTATTGGCAGGGAGTCATGATCTGCTGCCGGCCGGGCAGATCCAGCACGTCAGCAAGCACTATGTCGGAGGGGGGATCATCATAACCGGCCAACCGCCAGAATTGGGGATTGGCATAGTCGATAACACCATTTTTGACGGTGACAATGCCATCCGCAGCCTGTTCAACCAGAAACCGGTACCTCCTCTCCGAATCTGCCAGCCGGCGATAGCCTTTTGCCACTTCCTGCTCCAGGCGCTGATTGAACTGCTGCAATTCAATAATCAGCAGGGAATTCCTCAACGCTTTGGCAGCCTGGTCAGCCACCACTTCCAGAGAGCGCTGCAGCTGTTCATCGAAAACACCCTGTTGCGAATGGCTGAGGTTAATCCCGCCGAGCAGCTCATCACCATCAATGATCGGCACACACAACAGCGATTTAACAGTTATGGGAGATGAGGCAATCAGGAGAAAATCAGGGCTCTGGCCGGCATCTTCAACCAGGAAAGGACTTTTTTGCAGGGCCGCCCGGCCAAGGATTCCCTCACCCAAACGAAAATAACCGCTCTCATCCGACAATTCATCATGAAAAAAAACCGGCGAAGCATCCTGGCGACCCATGGCAGCTCGAAGATAAAGACTTTTCCTGGCTGCATCAATCACGTAGAGAGAACAGTTTTCCGCTACGGTTTCAGCAATGATGCCGCTGACAATCGTTTTACAAACCTGAGGAAAGTCATGGGTATGACGCAACGAACTGCCGACCCGATTAAGCAGGGGCAATTGCTTTTGGAGGTCAATACGGTGCTGCAAAGAATCCTCGCTGCCGGACATCCAACCGTGGAAGAGGAAAAAGCTTTCAAAAACATCCGGTTATCTACCATAAGAGGATAAAAATAGCAAAAAATTTCTCATCCACACATTTCATAAGTGGAAAATATTTACATAGCCCTGCCATGGGGCAATACCGGGCTGAACTGCTGCCAGGAACCACCTGCACCCATGTTCAGCGGCCTGTTGCCCCTTCCCTGGCGGTCCGCCATACAGGCAGAGGAAAAACCGAGACCTGGACCTAAAAGCTGGGGCTGGTGACTTCTGGAACAACCCCCACTACCCCGTTTAAGGTCACGTTACAATGAAAAATGGGGCTATGCAATCTTCGCGTCAACAGCGTTGACGTTACCCTAGGCAAACACACCATCAACAGGCGCCTGACAATCAGGACAGCAGCCATTTTCCAGCCGGTTTTTCCGGATGCTGAAACCATACCGTTCAATCAGCAGGCTGCCGCAGGCATGACAGGTGGTCGACTCCCCCCCTTCTCCGGGGCGATTACCCTCATACACATACCTCAGCCCGGTCTGCAACCCGATCTGACGGGCATGCCGCAGGGTGACCACTGGGGTCGGAGGAGCATCAGTCAGCTTGTAGGTTGGATAGAAACCGGTCACATGCCAGGGAATCGACGGTGAAACGGAAAAAACAAACTCCGCAATCCGGCCCAGTTCATCATCGCTATCATTGTAACCGGGAATAACAAGGGTGGTAATTTCGATCCAGACACCCAGGTCGTGCAGACGACGGATAGTATCCAGCACCGGCTGCAGACGGGCTCCGCAGACCTCACGGTAGAAGGTCTCACTGAAGCTTTTCACATCGATATTAATGGCATCGAGGAAAGGGGCAATGGCAGCAGCAGCCTCGGCGGTCATAAAACCATTGCTAACAAAAACATTTTTCAGCCCCCGGGCCCGGGCCTCGCAGGCTGTATCATAGGCAAGCTCGAAATAAACGGTGGGTTCAGTATAGGTGTAGGCAACCGTTTCACAACCAGACCGGAGCGCCGCCGCCACAATCTCCTGGGGACTTTTCTGTTCACCCAACAGAATATCACGATCATGGGGCATCTGGGAAATCTCATAATTCTGACAATGACGGCAGCGGAAGTTACAGCCGGGGGTGGCAATGGAATAGCTCAGACTGCCCGGCAGAACATGGTAAAGGGGCTTTTTTTCGATGGGATCGACATGGGAGGCAATAATCTTATCATAGACCAGGGAATACAAAACGCCATTGCGGTTTTCCCGAACCCCGCACACCCCCCGCTTACCGTCAGCCAGGCGACATTCATGGGCACAAAGATGGCATTTCACCCGGTTTTCAGCCAACTGTTCATACAGCATTGCTTCTTTCATACGGTTACCTCACGGACCACTGCCGCCTCGTCAACCAGCAGTTGTTTGCCTTTGTTTTATCTTTTGTCTTTTACCTTATGCCCCAAAAGCCTAACCGGATTATGCGCCCTTGTCAACATTGCCCCTCTCCTCGCCACCAGCCGCCACATCCACGTCCGATGCCGGTTCACACCGGCAGCAGACAGTCATATCCATCTCATTTCATACGCTTTTTTCCCGTTTTCTCCGGTGGCAGCGACATGAGACAACGAAGGGAAAACGGTTTTCTATTGCATTCCCAGCCTGTTTACGTTATGTATTTGAGCCAATAATTTTCATTAAAGGAGTTATCTATGGCAACGATCAGAA comes from the Candidatus Anaeroferrophillus wilburensis genome and includes:
- a CDS encoding GAF domain-containing protein; translation: MSGSEDSLQHRIDLQKQLPLLNRVGSSLRHTHDFPQVCKTIVSGIIAETVAENCSLYVIDAARKSLYLRAAMGRQDASPVFFHDELSDESGYFRLGEGILGRAALQKSPFLVEDAGQSPDFLLIASSPITVKSLLCVPIIDGDELLGGINLSHSQQGVFDEQLQRSLEVVADQAAKALRNSLLIIELQQFNQRLEQEVAKGYRRLADSERRYRFLVEQAADGIVTVKNGVIDYANPQFWRLAGYDDPPSDIVLADVLDLPGRQQIMTPCQYLEAREQEEACTLPEFHFETQLKHFHNLPVKVEVTGCRVSDAEGVTQQFYVRDISGRLHLDKMKDTFFASLVHELKNPITVINSYLQIMTADAAGYGKKRQKIIVDLDKTSKRLMALLNDILTYSRLKCVQQDVRLKRWLINDEIYRTIEYFQPLVEKKKITVITELQAGMTPFLFDREKIGRVLVNLMDNAIKFTPAGGSLTWRTKVIDVASSTFTQQFSAAGAVLPLADTRTVKGVSVSLEDTGVGVPADNSQVVFDEFFTSTHGEGTGLGLAISRKIVQCHGGTISAERTSRGSKFIFMLPMRLVAE
- the amrS gene encoding AmmeMemoRadiSam system radical SAM enzyme produces the protein MKEAMLYEQLAENRVKCHLCAHECRLADGKRGVCGVRENRNGVLYSLVYDKIIASHVDPIEKKPLYHVLPGSLSYSIATPGCNFRCRHCQNYEISQMPHDRDILLGEQKSPQEIVAAALRSGCETVAYTYTEPTVYFELAYDTACEARARGLKNVFVSNGFMTAEAAAAIAPFLDAINIDVKSFSETFYREVCGARLQPVLDTIRRLHDLGVWIEITTLVIPGYNDSDDELGRIAEFVFSVSPSIPWHVTGFYPTYKLTDAPPTPVVTLRHARQIGLQTGLRYVYEGNRPGEGGESTTCHACGSLLIERYGFSIRKNRLENGCCPDCQAPVDGVFA